A single Candidatus Syntrophosphaera sp. DNA region contains:
- the trmD gene encoding tRNA (guanosine(37)-N1)-methyltransferase TrmD: MKIEVLSLFPGAFAGFLKSSMVARAIARKALEVRITDFRNYAGNKHNQVDDYAFGGFPGMVIQAQPVYESLKELLDESWAPVVYFTPQGRKLEQPDLEYYAGLPRVILLCGHYKELDQRLRDIAVCDELSLGDYVLSGGEIPAMAFIDGVARLQPGVLGDINSAGSDSFSAEQEGLGFPCYTRPETWMEQTVPPVLREGNHKKIDQWANDQARRLTRTRRPDLKK; this comes from the coding sequence ATGAAGATCGAGGTCCTCAGCCTGTTTCCCGGCGCTTTTGCCGGGTTTCTGAAAAGCAGCATGGTGGCGCGGGCGATCGCGCGTAAGGCCTTGGAGGTCCGGATAACGGATTTCCGGAATTATGCCGGCAACAAGCACAACCAGGTCGACGACTACGCCTTTGGCGGGTTTCCCGGCATGGTGATCCAGGCCCAGCCTGTGTATGAATCCCTGAAAGAATTGCTTGATGAATCCTGGGCCCCGGTGGTGTATTTCACGCCCCAGGGCAGGAAACTGGAGCAGCCAGACCTGGAGTATTATGCTGGTTTGCCTCGTGTGATCCTGCTTTGCGGACATTACAAGGAGCTCGACCAACGCCTGCGCGACATCGCGGTTTGCGACGAGCTTTCCCTCGGCGACTACGTCCTCTCCGGAGGCGAGATCCCCGCCATGGCCTTCATTGACGGCGTGGCCAGGCTTCAACCCGGAGTTCTGGGCGACATCAATTCCGCCGGAAGCGATTCGTTCAGCGCAGAACAGGAGGGACTGGGATTTCCTTGCTACACAAGGCCGGAAACCTGGATGGAACAGACCGTTCCGCCCGTCCTCAGGGAAGGGAACCACAAGAAGATTGACCAGTGGGCGAATGACCAGGCGCGGAGGCTCACCCGGACACGGCGTCCGGACCTGAAGAAATGA
- a CDS encoding PRC-barrel domain-containing protein codes for MKFSDLTGIGRLGGPDGEGFYQVLVKPRYRSVFAAAEDVFLIFNSDRVFYVTISERDISDRKIRVKFAEDGIAEERKKHREVILAIENPNAGGEDPEPVIGYTVVFQNREVGKVTDYFHNNAQYVLVVEAQGGKEILIPWVDYFVADIVHDPGVVVLVNAASLLFGDS; via the coding sequence ATGAAATTTTCTGATCTGACCGGCATCGGCAGGTTAGGCGGACCCGACGGCGAAGGTTTTTATCAGGTTCTGGTCAAGCCACGGTATCGTTCTGTTTTTGCCGCGGCCGAAGATGTTTTTTTGATCTTTAACAGCGATAGAGTGTTTTACGTAACTATCAGTGAAAGAGATATATCCGATCGTAAGATCAGGGTGAAATTCGCCGAGGACGGCATCGCCGAAGAACGTAAGAAGCACCGCGAAGTGATCCTGGCCATTGAAAACCCCAACGCAGGCGGTGAGGACCCGGAGCCGGTCATCGGCTACACGGTGGTTTTTCAAAACCGCGAAGTGGGGAAGGTCACGGACTATTTCCACAACAACGCGCAATACGTTCTGGTGGTGGAAGCCCAAGGCGGAAAAGAGATCCTGATCCCCTGGGTGGATTACTTCGTGGCCGATATCGTTCACGACCCGGGAGTGGTGGTGCTCGTCAACGCGGCCAGCCTGCTCTTTGGGGATTCATGA
- a CDS encoding KH domain-containing protein, whose amino-acid sequence MKDLIEFMVKALVDDPSEVNITEIAGDKITLYELRVAKSDIGKVIGKRGRTAGAIRTIINAVSTKQGKRAELEIIE is encoded by the coding sequence ATGAAGGACCTGATCGAATTCATGGTGAAAGCGCTTGTTGACGATCCCAGTGAGGTTAACATCACCGAGATAGCCGGCGACAAGATCACGCTGTATGAACTACGGGTCGCCAAAAGCGACATCGGCAAGGTGATCGGCAAACGTGGCCGCACAGCCGGGGCGATCCGTACCATCATCAACGCGGTGAGCACGAAACAAGGGAAAAGGGCCGAACTCGAAATCATCGAGTAG
- the rpsP gene encoding 30S ribosomal protein S16, whose translation MMVKLRLRRMGANNQPFYRIVAMDSRKSRDGEYIECIGWYDPKPTPSKIQIEKDRALYWLGVGAQPSDTVRSLLRKAGILQLRHEQKIEKRAEAEAVRPEPNADNS comes from the coding sequence ATAATGGTCAAGCTGAGACTGAGAAGGATGGGAGCGAACAACCAGCCTTTTTACCGCATCGTGGCGATGGATTCACGCAAGAGCCGCGACGGGGAATACATTGAGTGCATAGGTTGGTATGATCCCAAGCCCACTCCTTCGAAAATTCAAATAGAAAAAGATCGCGCCCTGTATTGGCTCGGTGTAGGCGCGCAACCCAGCGACACAGTGAGGTCGCTGTTGCGCAAGGCCGGTATCTTGCAGCTCCGGCACGAGCAGAAAATAGAGAAAAGAGCCGAAGCGGAAGCAGTCCGCCCAGAACCCAACGCAGACAACAGCTGA
- the asnB gene encoding asparagine synthase (glutamine-hydrolyzing), whose translation MCGISGIISLENGSKVDTVLLARMTLAVSHRGPDDEGYFLWNSKTWTGLQFSGKASSEAVRRLHPQLDPGLKTNLGLGFRRLAILDTSEGGHQPMYDPELGLAIVFNGEIYNYLELRDELTLAGYAFTTGSDTEVILKAYHAWGEGCLERFNGIWALAIWDGRKLFCSRDRFGVKPFYYCVHDRVLYFGSEIKQLLLTGVDKSLNEPMLWRSMKINSLQVYGEETFWRNINALPAGHNLIIQDGSIIRSCYHRLDPDTFGSSGLTITDAVERYRDLFERAVKLQLRSDVEVGACLSGGLDSSAIVCAASKLAAKPLQTFSSFFAEVPALDERRWIAAVASQCGCASHLTSPGVEDALAWFEDATWYNDLPVGAGFAAQYGVMKLAQQKGIKVLLDGQGSDELTAGYKHAQYRYLAELLRKGELKNLGAEIGAFLKTQGAGKGLSGLTKSLLATLLPESRLYDLEFKYLRFEPFNRDFTQRCRTSLSEAILAGVADTKGGKLSNFLYNAVYSTSLPTLLHWEDRMSMAASIESRVPFLDHELAELAFSLPSHYKISHATGKHVHRQAMRDIVPAEVFARQGKSVFGSPFHALWLRGGMQKEVEAMFASAEFRRRGIWDLPRIGANWQKYLRGDDSQAEMIFNVFALETWFRVWG comes from the coding sequence ATGTGCGGAATATCAGGAATAATAAGTCTGGAAAACGGCAGCAAGGTTGATACGGTCCTCTTGGCCAGAATGACTCTGGCCGTCAGCCATCGCGGGCCGGATGACGAGGGCTATTTCCTCTGGAACTCCAAAACATGGACTGGCCTGCAGTTCAGCGGGAAGGCCTCATCGGAAGCGGTCAGGAGGCTCCATCCGCAACTTGACCCCGGGCTTAAAACCAATCTGGGTCTGGGCTTCCGGCGCCTGGCCATCCTGGACACAAGCGAGGGCGGGCATCAGCCGATGTACGATCCGGAATTGGGCCTGGCTATCGTCTTCAATGGCGAGATCTACAACTACCTCGAGCTGCGCGATGAGCTGACCCTGGCCGGCTACGCTTTCACAACCGGCTCCGACACCGAGGTCATCCTCAAGGCCTATCACGCTTGGGGCGAAGGCTGTTTGGAACGCTTCAACGGGATCTGGGCCCTGGCGATCTGGGACGGGCGGAAGCTCTTCTGCTCCCGCGACCGCTTTGGCGTTAAACCATTCTACTACTGCGTTCACGACCGCGTTCTCTATTTTGGCTCGGAAATTAAACAACTCCTGCTCACCGGAGTGGACAAAAGCCTCAACGAGCCGATGCTCTGGCGCTCCATGAAGATCAATTCACTGCAGGTTTATGGCGAGGAAACGTTTTGGCGAAACATCAATGCTCTGCCAGCCGGCCACAACCTCATCATCCAGGATGGAAGCATCATCCGAAGCTGCTACCATCGCCTCGATCCGGACACCTTTGGCTCCAGCGGTTTGACTATTACCGACGCGGTCGAAAGATACCGGGATTTGTTCGAAAGGGCGGTGAAACTGCAGCTCCGCTCGGACGTGGAGGTGGGCGCCTGCTTAAGCGGAGGCCTGGATTCCTCAGCCATAGTCTGCGCGGCCTCGAAGCTTGCTGCCAAGCCTCTGCAAACCTTTTCCTCCTTCTTCGCCGAGGTCCCCGCCCTGGACGAAAGGCGCTGGATCGCCGCGGTGGCATCTCAATGCGGCTGTGCATCGCATCTGACCTCGCCGGGAGTGGAGGACGCCCTGGCTTGGTTTGAAGATGCCACCTGGTACAACGATCTGCCTGTGGGAGCCGGATTTGCCGCCCAATACGGAGTGATGAAGCTGGCCCAGCAAAAAGGGATCAAGGTGCTGCTGGATGGACAGGGCAGCGATGAGCTCACGGCCGGCTACAAACACGCCCAATACAGGTATCTGGCCGAACTGCTCCGGAAAGGCGAACTGAAAAACCTGGGGGCCGAGATCGGTGCTTTCTTGAAAACCCAGGGAGCAGGAAAAGGCTTGTCCGGCCTGACGAAGAGCCTGCTCGCGACCCTGTTGCCCGAATCCCGGCTCTACGATCTGGAATTCAAATATCTGCGCTTCGAACCCTTCAACCGCGATTTCACCCAACGCTGCCGGACTTCGCTGAGCGAGGCCATCCTCGCCGGAGTGGCCGATACGAAGGGCGGAAAACTCTCCAATTTCCTTTACAACGCTGTTTATAGCACCTCCCTGCCCACTTTGCTGCATTGGGAGGACCGGATGTCCATGGCCGCCTCGATCGAAAGCCGGGTGCCTTTTTTGGACCACGAACTGGCGGAGCTGGCCTTCTCCCTTCCCTCCCATTACAAGATCAGCCACGCGACGGGCAAACACGTGCACCGCCAGGCCATGCGGGATATCGTGCCCGCGGAGGTCTTTGCCAGACAGGGAAAATCCGTCTTTGGCTCTCCTTTTCACGCTTTGTGGCTGCGCGGAGGCATGCAGAAAGAGGTGGAAGCGATGTTTGCCTCGGCTGAATTCCGCCGCCGCGGGATCTGGGACCTGCCCCGGATTGGCGCTAACTGGCAGAAATACCTGCGGGGCGACGATTCCCAGGCCGAAATGATCTTCAACGTCTTTGCCCTGGAGACCTGGTTCCGCGTCTGGGGCTGA